TGAAACCGTATCTTCAAAGGCTTTTACCTTATCTACAATAGGTTGCAGGTTTTTTAAATCTTTCTTTTGTTTGTCTCCAACAAAAACTTTAATTACAGAGTTTAGTATACTCATGGTTTATGGTATTTTATCTTCATGATTTTTTACAATCAAAAAGGAGTTTAAAAATAAGCAAAAAAAAAGCCTCCCGAGAGACTTTTACTTGTATTTTTTTGTGTTTTAATATTCGTCTTCATTCCAAAGATAATCTTCCTCGGTGGGGTAATCCGGCCAGATTTCTACGATTGAATCGTAAGGATCTCCTTCATCTTCAATCTCTTGTAAATTCTCGGCAACTTCCAAAGGTGCGCCTGTCCTAATAGCATAATCTATTAATTCATCTTTAGTAGCCGGCCAGGGCGCATCTGCTAAATATGAGGCTAATTCCAGAGTCCAATACATTTTTATCGATTTTTATTTTCTGCAAAAATAATTTTTTTACTGATATTGTCAAGTTTTTTTATCGAAATCCGAATCGTTAAAAAAAGAACGTTTTAATACTTCTCGGGAACCCACTTTGTCTCTTCTGCTGACAAGTCTTTGGACAACTTTCGTGCCATTACAAAAAGGTAGTCGGAAAGCCGGTTTAGATACATTAAAATGACTGAATTTATAACTTCCTGAGTACTTAACCTGACGGATAATCTTTCAGCTCGCCTGCAAATACATCTTGCTATATGACAGAATGACACTGTTTGATGTCCTCCGGGTAAGATAAAATGGGTCATTGGAGGTAAGGCATCATTCATCTTATCGATTTCATTTTCTAAAAAAGTGATAGAGGCAGCATTTATTTTTGGGATGTTTAATCGTTCTTTCCCGCTTTTAAGCGTTTCTTTTTCCGCGGGGGTTGCCAACATAGCTCCCAAGGTAAATAAATCGTGTTGTATTTTTGTAAGAGATTGCTTTGTGTGAAAATCAATTTCCTGATCTTTAATTAATCCTACATAAGAATTTAGTTCGTCTACAGTTCCGTAAGCTGTTATACGTAAATGATCTTTAGATACTCTTTCTCCTCCAAATAGTGCTGTGGTTCCTTTGTCGCCTGTTTTTGTATATATTTTCATTTTGTAAGTCTATAAGTTGTAAAGTTTGAAAGTTTGAAGGTTTGCTAACGATTAGTGCTGCTTTTTTCCATCTATATAGATAGACTCAATTTGGTGGTTTCCAAAGTGGTATGGAATCATATGATAATTGGGAATTTTCTTAGTAATTATAAAATTAGCTTTTTTACTTTTAGTAATGCTTCCGACAGACTTACTTAAATTCATAGCATAAGCTCCGTTAATAGTAGCTGCATTAATGGCTTCTTCCGGTGTCATATTCATTTTTATACAAGCAGCGGATACTACAAAATTCATATTTCCGGAAGGGGAAGAACCCGGGTTAAAATCACTTGCTAAGGCTAGTGCCAGTCTGCTATCGATTATTTTTCTGGCCGGTGTATAAGGAATGTTTAAAAAATAAGAACAGTTTGGCAAGGCTACGGAAATGGTATCGGGATGTTTCTGCAGATCCTTTATATCTTCATTTGTGAGTACTTCCAAATGGTCTACCGATAATGCTTTGTGCTTTAGGCTCGTCCTGATTCCGCCTATGGCATTAAACTGATTTACATGTACTTTGGGGATTAAACCGTATTTTGAACCGGCTGTTAAAATGGTATCCAAATCCCGGACAGAAAAATATCCTTTTTCGCAAAAGCAATCGATAAAATCTGCTAATTCTTCGTTTGCGATAGCAGGTAACATTTCATTGATAATCAAATCGATATAAGCACCTTTATCATTTTTATACGCGGCGGGAATTGCATGAGCTCCCAAAAAAGTAGCTTTTATAGGGATTGTATAATTTTTTTTGAGCATTTTTATTATTCGTAACATTTTTATTTCTGACTGTACAGACAGCCCGTAACCGGATTTTATTTCAATAGCACCTGTCCCCAAAGAAATGAGTTCTTCTAATCTTTTTGCCGACTGTTTATATAAATCTTCTTCGGAAGTTTCTTGTAATCTTTTAGCCGAATGTAAGATGCCACCTCCTCTATTTGCTATTTCTTCATATGATAAACCGTTGATTCTGTCTACAAATTCTTGTGCTCTGTTACCTGCAAAAACCAAATGTGTATGACTATCACACCAGGCAGGTAAAATCATTCTACCCGTCATATTTAAAGTGCTATCTGCTTTTATGAGAGGGAGGTTTTCCATAGGGCCAAAATCTTCAATACAATCATCTTTAACCAAAAGAAACGCATTTTTTATAGTAGGCACTATTTTCATTTCTTCTCCGGAAACTTTGGAAACCGATAGGTCGCGTACCTGAATGAGCTCTTTGATATGGGTGAATAATGTCATCATTAGATGCAGTTTGAAAGTTAAAAAGTTTGTGGAATTTTAAAAAAATAGTATTGCCATCTGGTGAAAATCCATGAGTCTGTATTCTTGCATCTAAAAGGTGGTCTTTATTTAAACTTTCAGAACGGCAATGACACATGATATTACTTTAAACTACCGATCATATCTTCGGGTTTTACCCATTCGTCGTATTGTGCTGATGTTACATAGCCTAGTCTAATGGCTTCTTCTTTTAATGTGGTTCCGTTGGCATGTGCCGTATTTGCAATTTCCGCAGCTTTATAGTATCCGATTTTAGTATTTAAAGCAGTAACTAACATCAACGAATTATTTAATAGCTCTTTGATTCTTGGGCGGTTAGGTTCAATTCCTTTGATGCAGTTTTCATCAAATGAAACACAGGCATCTCCAATGAGTTGTGCGGATTGTAATACGTTTGCTGCCATCATGGGTTTAAAAACGTTTAACTCATAGTGCCCTTGTGTTCCCCCGATAGTTACTGCCACGTCATTGCCCATCACTTGTGCACAGACCATTGTCATGGCTTCAGCTTGTGTTGGGTTTACTTTTCCCGGCATAATGGAAGATCCCGGTTCGTTGGCGGGGATGATAATTTCTCCTATTCCGGAACGAGGGCCTGAGGCCATCATACGGATATCATTTGCAATTTTATTCAGAGAGACTGCGATTTGCTTTAAAGCGGCATGTGTTTCTACCAAGGCGTCATGAGCGGCTAAAGCTTCAAATTTGTTTTCAGCAGTAACAAAGGGAAGCCCTGTAAATTCGGCAATGTACTTCGCTACCAATACATCGTATCCCTTTGGTGTATTTAATCCTGTTCCTACTGCAGTACCTCCTAAAGCTAATTGACTTAAATGCTTTAAGGAATTACGTAGTGTTTTTAATCCAAAATTTAATTGGGCAATATATCCTGAAAATTCTTGCCCTAAGGTTAGCGGAGTTGCATCCATCAAATGTGTACGGCCTATTTTTACAACATCTTTTAAAGCATCGGCTTTTATTTGTAAGGTATTTTTTAGTTGCTCTACACCCGGAATGGTTGTTTCTACGATCTTTTTATAAGCTGCAATATGCATTCCCGTGGGGAACGTATCATTGGATGATTGCGATTTATTGACATCATCATTAGGTTGTATGGTTTTTTCCCCTTCACCGATAACATTTCCGGCTATTTCATGAGCTCTGTTTGCAATGACTTCATTTACATTCATGTTTGACTGTGTACCGGAACCGGTTTGCCAGATAACCAAAGGGAATTGATCGTCTAATTTCCCTTCTAAAATTTCATCACAAACCGTGGCAATTAGATCTCTTTTTTCCGAAGGTAAAACACCTAACTCGGCATTCGTATAAGCTGCTGCTTTTTTTAAATATGCAAAGCCATATACAATTTCCAACGGCATCGAAGCGGTCGCTCCTATTTTAAAGTTATTTCTGGAACGTTCGGTTTGTGCTCCCCAATACTTATCGGACGGTATTTCTACCTGTCCTATGGTATCTCTCTCTATTCTATACTTCATGTGTTTACTATTAGATTAGCATTCAAAATTACAAAAATATACCGGCCGGTTATTCATAAGTATTGTAAAACTCAAATTAAAA
This window of the Flavobacteriaceae bacterium genome carries:
- a CDS encoding DUF2795 domain-containing protein; this translates as MYWTLELASYLADAPWPATKDELIDYAIRTGAPLEVAENLQEIEDEGDPYDSIVEIWPDYPTEEDYLWNEDEY
- the fumC gene encoding class II fumarate hydratase, translated to MKYRIERDTIGQVEIPSDKYWGAQTERSRNNFKIGATASMPLEIVYGFAYLKKAAAYTNAELGVLPSEKRDLIATVCDEILEGKLDDQFPLVIWQTGSGTQSNMNVNEVIANRAHEIAGNVIGEGEKTIQPNDDVNKSQSSNDTFPTGMHIAAYKKIVETTIPGVEQLKNTLQIKADALKDVVKIGRTHLMDATPLTLGQEFSGYIAQLNFGLKTLRNSLKHLSQLALGGTAVGTGLNTPKGYDVLVAKYIAEFTGLPFVTAENKFEALAAHDALVETHAALKQIAVSLNKIANDIRMMASGPRSGIGEIIIPANEPGSSIMPGKVNPTQAEAMTMVCAQVMGNDVAVTIGGTQGHYELNVFKPMMAANVLQSAQLIGDACVSFDENCIKGIEPNRPRIKELLNNSLMLVTALNTKIGYYKAAEIANTAHANGTTLKEEAIRLGYVTSAQYDEWVKPEDMIGSLK
- a CDS encoding imidazolonepropionase, giving the protein MMTLFTHIKELIQVRDLSVSKVSGEEMKIVPTIKNAFLLVKDDCIEDFGPMENLPLIKADSTLNMTGRMILPAWCDSHTHLVFAGNRAQEFVDRINGLSYEEIANRGGGILHSAKRLQETSEEDLYKQSAKRLEELISLGTGAIEIKSGYGLSVQSEIKMLRIIKMLKKNYTIPIKATFLGAHAIPAAYKNDKGAYIDLIINEMLPAIANEELADFIDCFCEKGYFSVRDLDTILTAGSKYGLIPKVHVNQFNAIGGIRTSLKHKALSVDHLEVLTNEDIKDLQKHPDTISVALPNCSYFLNIPYTPARKIIDSRLALALASDFNPGSSPSGNMNFVVSAACIKMNMTPEEAINAATINGAYAMNLSKSVGSITKSKKANFIITKKIPNYHMIPYHFGNHQIESIYIDGKKQH
- a CDS encoding cob(I)yrinic acid a,c-diamide adenosyltransferase, with the translated sequence MKIYTKTGDKGTTALFGGERVSKDHLRITAYGTVDELNSYVGLIKDQEIDFHTKQSLTKIQHDLFTLGAMLATPAEKETLKSGKERLNIPKINAASITFLENEIDKMNDALPPMTHFILPGGHQTVSFCHIARCICRRAERLSVRLSTQEVINSVILMYLNRLSDYLFVMARKLSKDLSAEETKWVPEKY